A section of the Leminorella richardii genome encodes:
- a CDS encoding TIGR04222 domain-containing membrane protein has protein sequence MAWSFTSNPFISMYGPLFLVVYYVLVIALWQLTKALLKNWPRLPKETLLPNANISPCFIAWLMHRKDGVLLQGMGVLLQRGYLEKGKKLDYYRAAKTSDSELEDSERRLLAHFSKAKYAFTVNGLIDRISNEYEQQAREEGLILSERQLRTQFRIALGGGLLIFALAVYKIWVALMTGHSNVLFLAISAPILAIAYYLRFKPRDRIVNSPKGRALLDYYLTQLSHLSNREGAQAWLYLVLVGTVSIDSFFMTSYARHVNSGSAGSGGDGSPSSSDSGGDSGSGGDGGGSGCGGCGGGD, from the coding sequence ATGGCATGGAGCTTTACTTCAAACCCTTTCATTTCAATGTATGGGCCACTCTTCCTCGTTGTTTACTACGTGTTGGTCATTGCCCTATGGCAGCTGACCAAAGCGTTGTTGAAAAATTGGCCTCGTTTGCCTAAAGAAACGCTGTTGCCAAACGCCAATATATCCCCCTGCTTCATTGCCTGGCTTATGCACAGAAAAGATGGCGTACTGCTGCAGGGCATGGGAGTGCTGTTGCAAAGGGGCTATCTGGAAAAAGGTAAAAAGCTGGACTATTACCGAGCAGCGAAAACTTCTGATAGCGAGCTGGAGGACAGCGAACGACGGCTGCTGGCGCATTTTAGCAAGGCCAAGTACGCGTTTACCGTTAACGGCCTGATCGACAGGATATCTAATGAATATGAACAACAGGCCAGAGAAGAGGGGCTGATTCTGTCTGAGCGGCAGCTGCGCACTCAGTTTAGAATCGCACTGGGAGGCGGGTTACTCATTTTTGCGCTGGCGGTCTATAAGATTTGGGTGGCGCTAATGACCGGACACAGCAATGTTCTGTTTCTTGCTATTAGCGCCCCGATTCTCGCTATTGCTTATTACCTGCGCTTTAAGCCTCGAGACCGAATCGTCAACTCACCGAAGGGCCGTGCGCTGCTCGACTATTATCTTACCCAGCTTAGTCATCTCTCTAACCGAGAGGGAGCTCAGGCGTGGCTATATTTGGTGTTGGTCGGCACCGTGTCGATTGATTCTTTCTTTATGACGTCATATGCCCGACATGTGAATAGCGGTAGCGCAGGTTCGGGTGGCGATGGATCTCCCTCTTCATCCGACAGCGGTGGAGATAGCGGAAGTGGTGGCGACGGAGGCGGCAGTGGCTGCGGCGGTTGCGGGGGTGGTGACTAG
- a CDS encoding hydroxyacid dehydrogenase: MTFKILLPQEIMQEGREYLESRGYQLIDGSGMEEEDIIRDIPDCDGIIVRLSKMSDRVFDAAKKLKVVARHGAGYDTVDLDSAKRHGVTVLNAPIANSMSVAELAIFYMLHCSRNFKLVQQKMLEDYYFAKLRTPKVELDGKTLGLIGVGNIGSRVALKALHGFNMKVIAYDPYKTKEQVPEGVELTDDFDRIFKESDFVSLHCPATKETFDFIGEKQLAMMKPTAYLINTARGKIVDENALYHALQSGVIAGAGVDVLKEEPFNPAHPLLGLSNIIIAPHIGAATKEATDRASLHSAIGVDEVLSGKKPSWPVPGF; the protein is encoded by the coding sequence ATGACCTTTAAAATTCTGCTTCCGCAGGAAATCATGCAGGAAGGAAGAGAGTATCTGGAAAGCCGCGGCTATCAGCTTATCGACGGCTCGGGTATGGAAGAAGAGGATATTATCCGCGACATTCCCGACTGTGACGGCATTATCGTTCGCCTTTCCAAAATGTCCGACCGCGTATTTGACGCGGCGAAAAAGCTGAAGGTCGTTGCGCGCCACGGAGCAGGCTATGACACCGTTGACTTGGATTCCGCCAAGCGCCACGGCGTGACTGTCCTCAATGCTCCAATAGCAAACAGCATGTCAGTGGCTGAACTGGCTATCTTTTACATGCTTCACTGCTCCCGCAACTTCAAGCTGGTTCAGCAAAAGATGCTGGAGGACTATTACTTCGCCAAGCTGCGTACGCCAAAGGTAGAGCTAGACGGTAAAACTCTGGGGCTTATCGGCGTGGGTAACATTGGCTCCCGTGTGGCGCTGAAGGCTCTTCACGGTTTTAACATGAAGGTCATCGCTTACGATCCGTACAAAACCAAAGAACAGGTTCCTGAAGGCGTAGAGCTGACTGACGACTTCGATCGCATCTTTAAAGAGAGTGACTTTGTGTCGCTGCACTGCCCGGCAACCAAAGAGACCTTTGATTTTATCGGTGAAAAGCAGCTCGCCATGATGAAGCCAACTGCCTACCTGATTAACACTGCGCGCGGCAAAATCGTTGATGAAAATGCGCTCTATCACGCTCTCCAGAGCGGCGTGATTGCCGGTGCTGGCGTAGACGTTCTGAAAGAAGAGCCGTTTAATCCGGCACACCCTCTGCTCGGCCTGAGCAACATTATTATCGCTCCCCATATTGGCGCAGCGACGAAAGAGGCAACGGACAGGGCTTCCCTGCACTCTGCTATTGGCGTTGACGAAGTGCTGTCAGGTAAAAAGCCGTCTTGGCCGGTTCCTGGATTCTGA
- the dksA gene encoding RNA polymerase-binding protein DksA, whose amino-acid sequence MQEGQKRKTSSLSILAIAGLEPYKEKPGEEYMNEAQLTHFRLILEAWRGQLRDEVDRTVSHMQDEAANFPDPADRATQEEEFSLELRNRDRERKLIKKIDKTLQKIAEDEFGYCESCGVEIGIRRLEARPTADLCIDCKTLAEIREKQMAG is encoded by the coding sequence ATGCAAGAAGGGCAAAAGCGTAAGACCTCGTCCTTAAGTATCCTGGCGATTGCGGGCCTCGAGCCCTATAAAGAGAAGCCGGGAGAAGAGTACATGAACGAAGCCCAGCTTACACATTTCAGGCTGATTCTTGAAGCATGGCGCGGGCAGCTCAGGGATGAAGTTGACCGTACAGTTAGCCATATGCAAGACGAAGCGGCGAACTTCCCCGATCCGGCAGACCGCGCAACGCAGGAAGAGGAGTTCAGTCTGGAACTTCGCAACCGCGACCGCGAACGTAAGCTGATCAAGAAGATCGACAAGACGCTGCAAAAAATTGCCGAAGACGAGTTTGGCTACTGCGAATCGTGCGGCGTTGAGATTGGCATCCGCCGTCTTGAAGCGCGTCCTACTGCCGATCTGTGTATCGACTGTAAAACGCTGGCCGAAATCCGCGAAAAGCAGATGGCGGGCTAA
- the gluQRS gene encoding tRNA glutamyl-Q(34) synthetase GluQRS, translated as MTAHYVGRFAPSPSGDLHFGSLIAALGSFLQARAHCGDWLVRIEDIDPPREVAGAASRILYTLERYGLHWDKDILYQSQRSDAYRQVLDDLYQQNHCYYCHCTRARIQQLSGVYDGHCRDLHLPAQQAALRLRLTHPVLSFHDELRGDIATPQDFAKEDFIIHRKDGLFAYNLAVVVDDHFQGVTEIVRGADLILPTVRQIALYRQLGWREPRYLHLPLALNGTGDKLSKQNHAPALPEGNPVPTLAKALAFLGQPLPVGWEYASTDELLAWAIDSWSLSTIPLTAPPTATPLNP; from the coding sequence ATGACGGCTCACTATGTGGGGCGCTTTGCCCCCTCTCCTTCTGGAGATCTGCATTTCGGTTCACTCATCGCCGCACTGGGCAGCTTTTTACAGGCCAGAGCACACTGCGGTGACTGGCTGGTTCGCATCGAGGATATCGATCCTCCACGGGAAGTCGCTGGCGCGGCCTCACGGATCCTCTACACCCTTGAACGCTATGGGCTACACTGGGACAAAGATATTCTCTACCAGTCTCAGCGTTCTGACGCCTATCGACAGGTGCTTGATGACCTGTATCAGCAAAATCACTGCTACTATTGCCACTGTACCCGAGCCAGAATCCAACAGCTGAGCGGCGTTTACGACGGCCACTGTCGAGATTTGCACCTTCCTGCACAACAGGCCGCTCTTAGGCTTAGGCTAACTCACCCCGTTCTCAGCTTTCACGACGAGCTCAGGGGAGACATTGCCACACCGCAGGACTTCGCCAAAGAAGACTTTATCATTCACCGCAAAGACGGCCTGTTTGCCTATAACCTCGCCGTCGTGGTAGATGACCACTTTCAGGGCGTGACGGAAATTGTCCGCGGCGCAGACCTTATCCTCCCTACCGTTCGGCAAATTGCTCTTTATCGGCAACTCGGCTGGCGAGAGCCGCGCTACCTTCACCTGCCGCTGGCGCTTAACGGAACCGGAGACAAGCTGTCGAAGCAAAATCATGCCCCCGCTCTGCCGGAGGGAAACCCCGTTCCGACACTTGCCAAAGCGCTCGCGTTTCTTGGCCAACCTTTGCCCGTCGGCTGGGAATACGCGTCAACGGACGAACTGCTTGCATGGGCTATTGATAGCTGGTCGTTGTCGACCATTCCCTTAACCGCTCCCCCAACTGCCACCCCGCTAAATCCTTAG
- a CDS encoding radical SAM/SPASM domain-containing protein, giving the protein MIHFQPARMTVQWHITHACNLRCQHCYQASYTGAKNNFAELRQTADRILSFHQRLAPAPLLITLTGGEPFAHPNFIELLDYLVDRPEPPNLAVLTNGTLLNERRIAALRRVNPTFVQLSVDGGQSTHDAIRGEGNFDRVLAASRQLKAQGVRVLWSFTAHRRNAQEFAEVEKAAQRIGIDRLWVDRMIPCKQSQPDALGIAETQALFADMQRIKRQREQPTFIRRIVQRLHSPPKTEVAMKRALQFLWSAGEPYRCLAGERLLTIMPDGEVLPCRRMPVSVGNLYQSDLDDIYQNSPFLQQLRAFRHPSACSQCLFKNQCRGGLRCLAWAQTGNPFSADPGCPLVNRGKGSGSV; this is encoded by the coding sequence GTGATCCACTTTCAGCCAGCGCGAATGACCGTTCAATGGCATATTACTCACGCCTGCAACCTGCGCTGCCAGCACTGCTATCAGGCTTCTTATACAGGCGCCAAAAATAACTTTGCTGAGCTTCGCCAGACGGCGGATCGCATACTGTCCTTCCATCAGCGTCTGGCTCCCGCTCCCTTGCTGATAACGCTGACGGGCGGTGAGCCTTTTGCTCACCCTAACTTTATCGAGCTGCTCGACTATCTGGTCGATCGCCCTGAACCTCCCAATCTGGCAGTTCTGACCAACGGTACGCTGCTCAACGAGCGAAGAATTGCCGCACTGCGCCGGGTAAATCCCACCTTTGTGCAGTTAAGCGTTGACGGTGGGCAAAGTACCCACGACGCCATTCGCGGAGAGGGTAACTTTGACCGGGTATTAGCCGCCAGCCGTCAGTTAAAGGCGCAGGGCGTTCGCGTACTGTGGTCGTTTACCGCTCATCGGCGCAATGCGCAAGAGTTTGCTGAGGTGGAGAAAGCCGCGCAGCGTATCGGTATCGACAGGCTGTGGGTAGACCGTATGATCCCCTGCAAGCAGAGCCAGCCCGATGCACTGGGCATTGCAGAGACTCAGGCGCTGTTTGCCGATATGCAGCGCATCAAGCGTCAGCGCGAGCAGCCCACGTTTATCCGACGTATCGTGCAGAGGCTTCATTCGCCGCCGAAAACGGAAGTCGCTATGAAGCGAGCGCTGCAGTTTTTATGGAGTGCGGGCGAGCCCTACCGCTGCCTAGCCGGGGAACGGCTTTTGACTATTATGCCGGACGGTGAAGTGCTCCCCTGTCGCAGAATGCCCGTTTCTGTGGGTAACCTTTATCAAAGCGATCTGGACGACATTTATCAAAATTCGCCTTTCCTTCAGCAGCTGCGGGCGTTTCGCCATCCTTCCGCATGCAGTCAGTGCCTTTTCAAAAACCAGTGCCGAGGCGGCCTGCGCTGCCTAGCCTGGGCACAGACCGGAAATCCTTTCAGCGCCGACCCCGGTTGCCCTTTAGTGAACAGAGGGAAAGGGAGCGGGTCAGTCTAA
- the sfsA gene encoding DNA/RNA nuclease SfsA, whose amino-acid sequence MQFSSPLKSATLVKRYKRFLADVVTPEGETLTLHCANTGAMTGCAEPGDTVWYSTSDNPKRKYAHSWELTQTRTGHFICINTLRANELVKEALALGNIAQLQGYDSLRSEVRYGEENSRIDFLLESETKPACYIEVKSVTLLTDGCGYFPDAVTTRGQKHLRELQSVVEQGLRAVLLFAVLHSGIESVDVAKHIDPTYAKLFEQVRKCGVEVVCYKAEISPNGMILQVPLHFKA is encoded by the coding sequence ATGCAGTTTTCTTCCCCGCTAAAGTCCGCCACACTGGTGAAGCGCTACAAGCGCTTTTTAGCCGACGTCGTCACGCCGGAAGGCGAAACTCTGACGCTGCACTGTGCCAATACCGGTGCAATGACCGGCTGCGCAGAACCGGGGGATACGGTGTGGTACTCCACTTCCGACAACCCAAAGCGAAAGTACGCTCACTCGTGGGAACTGACGCAAACCCGCACTGGCCATTTCATCTGTATCAATACACTGCGCGCCAACGAGCTGGTTAAAGAAGCGCTGGCGCTGGGAAACATTGCCCAGCTTCAGGGATACGATTCGCTTCGTAGCGAAGTCCGCTATGGCGAAGAAAACAGCCGCATCGACTTTTTGTTGGAAAGTGAAACGAAGCCCGCTTGCTATATTGAAGTGAAGTCCGTCACCCTGCTGACAGACGGCTGCGGGTATTTTCCAGATGCAGTGACCACCCGAGGTCAAAAGCATCTTCGAGAGCTTCAGTCCGTTGTTGAACAGGGGCTGCGGGCCGTTTTACTGTTCGCTGTGCTGCATTCTGGTATTGAATCCGTCGATGTGGCAAAGCACATTGATCCGACTTACGCTAAGCTTTTTGAACAAGTTCGGAAATGCGGTGTCGAAGTCGTCTGTTATAAAGCAGAGATCTCACCTAACGGAATGATCCTGCAAGTACCGCTGCATTTCAAAGCGTGA
- a CDS encoding STM3941 family protein, with protein MDISAPVHIHTNRKIKMKTAVVLLIIAIVIALMALFLADRTDLKILLAICTAVMFFTSVIFFIQASSKTPWLTLTNDGVILYRTKLPPLDWSDVAYTEQQVVNNQPVLAIYINDVELYAQKIPSVKLREQFIALKKKNNNSRLLHIPLNEIDYDIEELQNIFEAFIIKHTKDNPSVIM; from the coding sequence ATGGATATCTCAGCACCAGTACACATTCATACTAATAGAAAAATAAAAATGAAGACTGCGGTAGTCTTACTTATTATCGCAATCGTGATTGCCCTCATGGCTCTATTTTTAGCGGACAGGACGGATTTAAAAATCCTTTTAGCTATATGTACCGCTGTTATGTTTTTTACTTCAGTTATCTTTTTTATCCAGGCCAGTTCAAAGACTCCATGGTTAACCCTAACGAATGATGGAGTAATCTTATATAGAACAAAGCTTCCTCCACTCGACTGGAGTGACGTTGCCTATACCGAACAACAGGTAGTCAACAATCAACCTGTACTAGCAATTTATATTAATGACGTCGAGTTGTACGCGCAGAAAATCCCCTCCGTTAAACTTCGGGAGCAGTTTATTGCTTTGAAAAAGAAAAATAACAACTCTCGACTATTGCATATTCCTCTTAATGAAATTGACTATGATATAGAAGAGCTACAGAACATATTTGAAGCATTTATCATAAAGCATACGAAAGATAACCCTTCGGTTATCATGTAG
- a CDS encoding RraA family protein: MTIGNRIFTQRPDFDVALLNGYRTLPAANIADKMNRIAVLGNGIRLISSPKAPVMAGYAITVKARAGDNLMLHAALDMAGENDVIVVSNEGDRSRALMGEIMVAYAHYDKKIAGIVLDGPIRDIDALSQMDFPIYATGSNPAGPFKEGPGEVNTPIAVGGVAVCPGDLIVGDADGVIVVPLNDAAGLLEAATEYSKFDASKVEAAKSGKANRAWVNKSLVEKGVEFIDDVYR, encoded by the coding sequence ATGACTATTGGAAATCGAATCTTTACCCAGCGCCCTGACTTTGACGTTGCGCTACTTAACGGTTACAGAACGCTGCCCGCGGCGAACATTGCGGACAAAATGAATCGTATTGCGGTGCTGGGTAACGGCATCAGGCTGATTTCATCGCCAAAGGCGCCCGTGATGGCAGGCTATGCAATTACCGTGAAGGCCAGAGCCGGTGACAACCTGATGCTGCACGCCGCATTGGACATGGCGGGCGAAAACGATGTGATCGTTGTGTCAAACGAAGGTGACCGCTCCCGAGCGCTGATGGGGGAAATCATGGTGGCCTATGCACACTACGATAAGAAGATCGCCGGTATCGTGCTGGACGGCCCGATTAGAGACATCGATGCGCTTTCTCAAATGGATTTTCCCATCTATGCCACTGGCTCTAATCCGGCAGGTCCGTTTAAAGAAGGCCCGGGCGAGGTGAATACGCCGATTGCCGTAGGCGGCGTTGCCGTTTGCCCTGGGGATCTCATCGTTGGCGATGCTGACGGCGTTATCGTTGTTCCTTTGAATGATGCGGCGGGTCTGCTTGAAGCGGCAACGGAATACTCCAAGTTTGACGCCTCTAAAGTCGAAGCGGCGAAAAGCGGTAAGGCCAACCGTGCCTGGGTCAATAAGTCGTTAGTTGAGAAGGGTGTGGAATTTATCGACGACGTATATCGTTAA
- the pcnB gene encoding polynucleotide adenylyltransferase PcnB, whose product MFTRVADFCRKVFTREPESGEQQDDSIQDVIIVPRAQHNISRQDISDNALKVLYRLNKAGYEAYLVGGGVRDLLLNKKPKDFDITTNATPEQIRKLFRNCRLIGRRFRLAHIMFGPEIIEVATFRGTHSDSDDKNASQQANNGMLLRDNVYGSITEDAYRRDFTVNSLYYSASDFTLRDFTGGLSDIQQGIIRLIGEPEVRYREDPVRMLRAVRFAAKLGMKIEPVTAEPIPRLANLLSDIPPARLFEESLKLLQSGQGYDTYLLMREYRLFGPLFPVIARHFTPQSDGNMEKLLAKVLQNTDRRLQNGKRVNPAFLFAAMLWYPLVELAQKLAQESGLTYHDAFALAMNDTLDEQCRTLAIPKRITSLVRDIWQLQLRLPRRQGKRAYKLMEHPKFRAAFDLLLLRGEIERGELEKVGIWWQEFQEADTQRQKTMLSTLGDEPDRGRRPRRPRKRVPRAAKPQE is encoded by the coding sequence ATTTTTACCCGCGTAGCTGACTTTTGCCGCAAGGTATTCACCCGAGAGCCTGAATCAGGCGAACAGCAGGACGACAGCATTCAAGACGTCATCATCGTTCCTCGCGCACAGCACAACATTTCCCGTCAAGACATCAGCGACAACGCGCTGAAGGTTCTTTATCGCCTGAACAAAGCGGGCTATGAAGCCTATCTGGTCGGCGGCGGCGTGCGCGACCTGCTGTTAAACAAAAAGCCAAAAGATTTCGACATTACCACTAATGCCACCCCAGAGCAGATCCGCAAGCTGTTTCGCAACTGCCGCCTGATTGGTCGCCGCTTCCGTCTGGCGCACATCATGTTTGGCCCAGAAATCATTGAGGTTGCGACGTTTCGCGGCACTCACAGCGACAGCGACGACAAAAACGCCTCTCAGCAGGCGAATAACGGCATGCTGCTGCGGGATAACGTTTACGGCTCCATCACGGAAGACGCCTATCGTCGCGACTTTACCGTAAACAGCCTTTACTACAGCGCCAGCGACTTTACGCTGCGCGACTTCACCGGCGGCCTGAGCGATATTCAACAGGGTATCATTCGCCTTATCGGCGAGCCGGAAGTACGCTACCGCGAAGACCCGGTCAGAATGCTGCGGGCTGTGCGCTTTGCCGCCAAGCTTGGCATGAAAATCGAACCGGTCACCGCTGAGCCGATCCCTCGTCTAGCCAACCTGCTTAGCGATATCCCTCCCGCTCGGCTGTTTGAAGAGTCTCTCAAACTGCTACAGTCCGGTCAGGGTTATGACACCTATTTACTGATGCGTGAATATCGTCTGTTTGGCCCGCTGTTTCCGGTAATTGCGCGGCACTTTACTCCTCAGAGCGACGGCAACATGGAAAAGCTGCTGGCAAAAGTGCTGCAGAATACCGACCGTCGGCTGCAAAACGGCAAGCGCGTCAATCCGGCCTTCCTGTTCGCCGCCATGCTTTGGTACCCGCTGGTTGAGCTTGCGCAAAAGCTGGCGCAGGAAAGCGGCCTGACTTACCACGATGCGTTCGCCTTAGCGATGAACGATACGCTGGACGAACAGTGCCGCACGCTGGCTATTCCCAAACGCATTACCTCTCTGGTTCGCGACATCTGGCAGCTGCAGCTTCGCCTTCCTCGCCGTCAGGGCAAGAGAGCCTATAAGCTGATGGAGCATCCCAAGTTCCGAGCCGCCTTCGATTTACTGCTGCTTCGCGGCGAAATCGAAAGAGGCGAGCTGGAGAAAGTGGGCATCTGGTGGCAAGAGTTTCAGGAAGCGGACACTCAGCGGCAGAAAACCATGCTCAGCACGCTGGGCGATGAGCCGGACAGAGGGCGTCGTCCACGCAGGCCGCGCAAGCGAGTGCCTAGAGCGGCTAAGCCGCAGGAATAA
- the hrpB gene encoding ATP-dependent helicase HrpB, translated as MPLPISDILEPLLGELQRSQAVLLQAPPGAGKSTWLPLRLLEQPWLAGRIIMLEPRRLAARSVAQRLAEQLGEPVGQQVGYRMRAESLCSAATRLEVVTEGVLVRMLQRDPMLDGVSLIILDEFHERSLQADLALSLLLDVQSGLNETLKLLIMSATLDNQKLCQTLPQAAVVSAEGRSFPVERHYQSLPVAGYFEDNVAQAVRQILNRNQGSLLLFLPGVAEIRRVYDALSGSVPSDIDLCPLYGALSLAEQQRAIAPSPAGRRKVVLATNIAETSLTIDGISLVVDSGLERTARFEAKSGLTRLVTQRISKASMIQRAGRAGRLMPGQCWHLFAQEQAERAAEQSEAEIMQADLSMLLMELLQWGCRDVEQLTWLDRPPEAALSAARRLLTQLGALAADGGLSANGRKMAEMGCDPRLAAMLLFAQTQSADSLATALALTAMLEEPPRSGNKDVAYWLSNPLPQWQKRVRQLCGRLSGRSEKIGRIDADEAPFLLAAGFADRIAQRRANDGRYLLANGLGAQLEPGDGLSRSPWLVAASLLQGTTSPDARILLASAVDPECLAQRFPHLVNSQSAVEWDEEKGTLRAWRRQQIGRLVLKASPLAKPSMEELHAAFLNWIRTQGIEALGWDDDAQQLRLRMLRAQEWLPGSPWPDVSDEGLLASLERWLLPSLEGVKDIKGLKQVSLSKALGQLLDWKQKQQLDAALPSAYRVPTDSLIPIRYSAEGPPALAVRLQEMFGEKQTPAIADGRVALVVELLSPAHRPLQITQDLAAFWQGAYRDVQKEMKGRYPKHVWPDDPANAVPTRRTKRFYEG; from the coding sequence GTGCCTTTACCGATAAGCGACATTCTTGAACCTTTACTGGGCGAGCTTCAGCGCTCCCAGGCCGTGCTGCTTCAGGCGCCTCCCGGTGCGGGTAAGTCAACATGGCTGCCGCTGAGGCTTTTAGAACAGCCTTGGCTAGCGGGACGAATCATCATGCTGGAGCCCCGGCGACTGGCGGCTCGCAGCGTTGCCCAACGGCTGGCGGAACAGCTGGGAGAACCGGTGGGGCAGCAGGTCGGCTACCGCATGCGCGCCGAAAGCCTGTGCAGCGCCGCAACGCGCCTTGAAGTGGTGACCGAGGGCGTGCTGGTTCGCATGCTGCAGCGCGATCCGATGCTGGACGGTGTCTCCCTCATTATTCTTGATGAATTTCACGAGCGCAGCCTACAGGCGGATCTGGCTCTTAGCCTTCTTTTAGACGTGCAGAGCGGCCTTAACGAGACGCTAAAGCTGCTTATCATGTCAGCGACATTGGATAACCAAAAGCTCTGTCAGACTCTGCCGCAGGCGGCGGTGGTGAGTGCTGAGGGGCGAAGCTTCCCTGTGGAACGCCACTATCAGTCTTTACCCGTCGCAGGGTACTTTGAGGACAACGTTGCGCAGGCCGTTCGGCAGATTTTGAACCGGAATCAGGGTTCACTGCTGCTGTTTTTACCCGGCGTGGCGGAGATTCGGCGCGTGTACGACGCGTTGAGCGGTTCGGTGCCTTCTGATATTGACCTGTGCCCCTTGTACGGCGCGCTGTCGCTGGCGGAGCAGCAAAGAGCGATCGCCCCCTCTCCCGCAGGGCGGCGGAAGGTGGTGCTGGCGACCAATATTGCGGAAACCAGTTTGACTATCGACGGCATTAGTCTGGTGGTGGACAGCGGCCTAGAGCGCACGGCGCGGTTTGAGGCAAAAAGCGGTCTGACCCGGCTGGTGACCCAGCGCATCTCAAAAGCCTCCATGATCCAGCGCGCAGGGCGTGCCGGGCGGCTGATGCCCGGTCAGTGCTGGCACCTGTTTGCGCAGGAGCAGGCCGAACGGGCAGCAGAGCAGAGCGAGGCTGAAATCATGCAGGCCGATCTGTCGATGCTGCTGATGGAGCTTTTACAGTGGGGCTGTCGCGACGTTGAACAGCTGACTTGGCTAGATCGTCCGCCGGAAGCTGCGCTCTCGGCTGCACGCCGGCTGCTGACGCAGCTAGGGGCGCTGGCAGCCGACGGTGGTCTGAGCGCCAACGGTAGAAAAATGGCGGAAATGGGCTGCGATCCCCGACTGGCTGCGATGCTGCTTTTTGCACAAACCCAAAGCGCAGACTCGCTGGCAACGGCGCTAGCGCTGACAGCAATGCTTGAAGAGCCGCCAAGAAGCGGCAATAAAGACGTAGCCTATTGGCTGTCTAACCCGCTTCCCCAGTGGCAAAAGCGTGTTCGTCAGCTTTGCGGTCGCCTGTCTGGTCGGTCTGAAAAAATAGGGCGAATTGATGCTGACGAGGCACCGTTTTTACTGGCGGCTGGGTTTGCCGATCGCATTGCTCAGCGGCGCGCTAACGACGGTCGCTATCTGCTGGCTAACGGGCTGGGCGCGCAGTTGGAACCCGGTGACGGTCTGAGCCGTTCGCCCTGGCTGGTCGCCGCTTCTTTATTACAGGGGACAACCAGCCCTGATGCGAGAATATTACTGGCGAGCGCTGTCGATCCTGAGTGTCTGGCACAGCGGTTTCCTCATCTGGTGAACAGCCAGAGTGCGGTGGAGTGGGATGAAGAGAAGGGCACGCTGCGCGCCTGGAGGCGCCAGCAGATAGGTCGACTGGTGTTGAAGGCATCTCCGCTGGCAAAGCCGTCAATGGAAGAACTGCACGCCGCTTTTCTTAACTGGATCAGAACTCAGGGCATCGAGGCGCTCGGCTGGGATGACGATGCTCAACAGCTGCGGCTGCGCATGCTGCGCGCCCAAGAGTGGCTGCCGGGTTCGCCGTGGCCGGACGTCAGTGATGAAGGGCTGCTGGCGTCGCTGGAGCGCTGGCTACTGCCCTCTCTTGAGGGCGTGAAGGATATTAAGGGGTTAAAGCAGGTCTCCCTGTCTAAAGCCTTAGGCCAGCTGTTGGACTGGAAGCAGAAACAGCAGCTGGACGCCGCGCTGCCCTCAGCCTACCGAGTGCCGACAGACAGCCTGATCCCCATTCGCTATAGCGCTGAGGGGCCGCCCGCGCTGGCCGTGCGGCTACAGGAAATGTTTGGCGAAAAGCAGACACCAGCAATTGCTGACGGTCGCGTGGCGCTGGTGGTTGAGCTGCTGTCACCGGCTCATCGACCGCTGCAAATTACGCAGGACTTAGCCGCGTTCTGGCAGGGAGCCTATCGCGACGTGCAAAAAGAGATGAAGGGGCGTTACCCGAAACACGTCTGGCCGGATGACCCCGCTAACGCTGTGCCGACGCGTAGAACCAAGCGGTTTTATGAAGGGTAA